The proteins below are encoded in one region of Sulfitobacter sp. SK012:
- a CDS encoding cation:proton antiporter domain-containing protein gives MLGKRLASTIVTAPMVFLSLGLLMSVTGLVDHENAESVLHPVAEIALVILLFLDAAQTDLRALRLRRTWPARMLGFGLPLAIVLGTLAGFVFLTDWPFVAVILMAAIMAPTDAALGQAVVSNPEVPIRPRRALVVESGLNDGLALPVILFLASLTLGEMTQTNGAWLVFVAKQLILGPLVGVAIGWIGGQVMIYAKDHELTSETFEGIGALALAGASYLLATQIDGNGFIAAFVAGLVFGGIAQSRCKFIYEFVEGEGQILAWSAFLLLGAALVPQAMMHLTWSMFGLIMVSLLIVRPLAIWLSLLGTDTAPLTRLFFGWFGPRGLATALFALLVVEIIPHELGEQVLHIAVNTVWISAVLHGISAAPGARWYGRKIAVMGECPETQPIDDRKRHAAANS, from the coding sequence ATGCTTGGCAAACGACTTGCATCAACAATTGTCACAGCGCCTATGGTGTTTTTGTCCCTCGGATTGCTGATGTCCGTCACCGGCTTGGTCGATCATGAAAACGCTGAATCTGTATTGCACCCGGTCGCTGAAATAGCACTTGTGATACTGCTCTTTTTGGACGCTGCGCAGACCGATTTGCGCGCATTAAGGCTCCGGCGAACGTGGCCCGCCCGCATGCTGGGTTTTGGCCTTCCACTAGCGATCGTCCTTGGCACACTCGCGGGCTTTGTGTTCTTGACTGATTGGCCGTTTGTAGCTGTCATTTTAATGGCGGCAATCATGGCCCCAACTGATGCCGCGCTAGGGCAAGCGGTTGTGTCCAACCCTGAAGTTCCGATCCGCCCGCGTCGCGCGCTTGTGGTTGAAAGTGGGTTGAACGACGGTCTGGCCCTTCCGGTTATCTTATTCCTAGCGAGCCTTACTTTGGGGGAAATGACCCAGACAAACGGTGCTTGGCTGGTGTTTGTGGCCAAGCAGTTGATCCTTGGCCCCTTGGTCGGGGTCGCAATTGGCTGGATTGGCGGTCAGGTCATGATCTACGCCAAGGACCACGAGCTGACCTCTGAAACCTTTGAGGGGATCGGGGCACTTGCTTTGGCCGGCGCATCATATCTTTTGGCGACCCAGATTGACGGTAACGGCTTTATCGCAGCCTTTGTTGCGGGGCTGGTTTTTGGGGGAATTGCCCAAAGCCGCTGCAAATTCATCTACGAGTTTGTCGAAGGAGAAGGACAGATACTCGCGTGGTCCGCCTTTTTGCTTCTTGGCGCAGCGCTTGTGCCACAAGCGATGATGCATCTTACATGGTCAATGTTTGGCTTGATCATGGTCAGCTTGCTGATTGTGCGTCCGCTCGCGATTTGGCTGTCATTGCTCGGCACCGACACAGCCCCTTTGACCCGACTTTTCTTTGGCTGGTTTGGCCCAAGAGGGCTCGCCACGGCGCTATTTGCCTTGCTGGTCGTCGAGATCATTCCGCATGAACTAGGCGAGCAAGTTCTTCATATTGCTGTGAACACAGTTTGGATCAGCGCAGTCTTACATGGTATTTCGGCGGCACCTGGGGCACGGTGGTACGGTCGAAAGATTGCTGTCATGGGGGAGTGCCCTGAAACGCAGCCAATAGATGACCGAAAGAGACATGCCGCGGCGAATAGCTAA
- a CDS encoding class I SAM-dependent methyltransferase, translating into MSKVEDTVARHYTHGTLSEIVRGGLEKLGAETDTNPIDLLAAVDEFHMGGRPATKALAQALQFEPGSTVLDIGCGLGGTARFLATTYQCQAVGIDLTPEYISVGEELNEDLGLTDQISLHVASALDLPLADAQFDRACMLHVGMNIQDKQKLMQEAARVIRPGGYFGVYDVMRTGDAPIIYPVAWAEDEGTSFVSSITDYRQTLEAAGFEIMDVIDKRDVAISFFEAIMARLAQGGPPPLGLHIVMGNNAKIKVKNMFTNVQNGTVSPVQIIAKRT; encoded by the coding sequence ATGTCAAAAGTCGAAGATACAGTCGCGCGCCACTATACACACGGGACGCTCAGCGAAATTGTTCGGGGCGGGCTTGAAAAGCTAGGCGCGGAAACGGACACAAACCCCATCGATCTGCTTGCGGCTGTGGACGAATTTCATATGGGTGGGCGCCCCGCCACAAAGGCATTGGCGCAGGCCCTGCAATTTGAACCGGGCTCAACCGTCCTAGACATTGGATGTGGTTTGGGCGGTACAGCGCGCTTTCTGGCCACGACGTATCAATGCCAGGCTGTAGGGATTGATTTGACGCCAGAATACATCTCCGTCGGGGAGGAATTGAACGAAGACCTTGGTTTAACAGATCAAATCAGCCTTCACGTGGCCAGCGCTCTAGATCTACCGCTCGCAGATGCCCAGTTTGATCGGGCCTGCATGTTGCATGTTGGTATGAACATTCAAGACAAACAAAAGCTGATGCAAGAGGCCGCGCGTGTCATTCGCCCGGGTGGTTATTTCGGGGTTTATGACGTGATGCGGACGGGCGATGCCCCGATCATCTACCCGGTCGCATGGGCCGAAGACGAGGGTACATCGTTTGTTTCATCCATTACTGACTATAGACAAACACTGGAGGCCGCAGGGTTTGAGATAATGGATGTGATCGACAAGCGCGACGTGGCAATCAGCTTTTTTGAGGCGATTATGGCGCGGCTGGCACAAGGCGGGCCGCCACCGCTTGGTCTTCATATTGTCATGGGAAATAACGCGAAGATCAAAGTGAAGAACATGTTTACAAACGTTCAGAATGGCACCGTTTCGCCCGTGCAGATTATCGCCAAACGAACCTAG
- a CDS encoding FAD-dependent oxidoreductase — protein sequence MKSRTKVVVIGGGIAGCSTLYHLTQEGWSDVVLIERNELTSGTTWHSAAQVTNFGMNQTMVGLKTHSINLYKELAEDPDYPINYHHGDGGIRLANSETHMDGYRHFVSMARGMDVNFEVIDAEECARRHPLISTDNLMGGLWDPLDGDIDPAQLCQALARRARKAGAEVYRHTPVTALTQHKDDTWTVHTGQGDIDCDVVVNAGGYRVNEVGAMMGVHHPVASMEHQYFLTEDIPAIKEAGYRMPLLRCPISDYYCRQEKNGLLVGFYEQNCKTWGMDGIDPNFVNALCPDDLDRVTDVLEGAFERMPALMETGIHTVVNGPITYTIDGAPLVGPIPGKRNAFCIIGLRAGLGEGGGHGWLLAQQIVHGEACFDTWCIDPRRFTGHANVELTGLKAVEDYQNEFRFHLPHEHRPAGRNAKTTALTPVMAQEGAEFSVVNGWERVDYIKPTPDFHETHSFRFNEVFDVVAKEVANVQNAVGLAEINGFNRFEITGADRHAFLDRMFCGTVTKRAGRVGLGYLLNHQGMIKAEATVANIPASDRGPDRAWYGSAAASEFHDMDWLQAHLGADEDVQIRSLTNDQTILVVAGPRARDVLSSCARGDWSKEAFPWLSVRECFIGHAPATVLGVSFSGELAYEIHLPNASLYAGYLALREAGEAFGMTLFGARAVESMRMEKGFLHWKADLITEFDPFETGLERFVKLEKPDFIGKDALLKRHAEGRHKKLVTVQVAATHAPAHGGASLMKGGQVVGTVTSGDWGHRVGMNLAYAYVDPALSEAGTVLQLDLCGDPTEVTVIASSPYDPDYIWMRG from the coding sequence ATGAAGTCGCGCACGAAGGTTGTAGTTATTGGCGGAGGTATCGCCGGGTGTTCAACGCTCTATCATCTCACCCAAGAAGGGTGGAGCGATGTGGTTTTGATTGAGCGCAACGAATTGACCAGCGGCACGACATGGCATTCTGCGGCTCAGGTCACAAATTTTGGCATGAACCAGACGATGGTTGGCCTGAAAACGCACTCGATCAACCTTTATAAGGAACTGGCTGAAGATCCCGATTATCCGATCAACTATCACCATGGGGATGGCGGCATACGCTTGGCGAATTCTGAAACGCATATGGACGGATATCGCCATTTTGTCTCTATGGCACGTGGGATGGATGTTAATTTTGAGGTTATTGATGCGGAGGAATGCGCGCGGCGCCATCCGCTTATCTCGACGGATAACCTTATGGGTGGTCTGTGGGATCCTCTAGACGGTGATATCGACCCTGCACAGTTGTGTCAGGCTCTGGCGCGCCGGGCCAGAAAAGCGGGTGCCGAAGTGTACCGCCATACGCCCGTAACCGCATTGACCCAGCACAAAGATGACACGTGGACAGTGCACACAGGGCAGGGCGACATCGATTGTGACGTCGTCGTAAACGCGGGCGGATACCGGGTGAACGAGGTAGGCGCGATGATGGGGGTTCACCACCCCGTGGCCTCCATGGAGCATCAATACTTCCTGACCGAAGATATCCCGGCCATCAAGGAAGCAGGCTACCGCATGCCGCTGCTGCGCTGCCCTATCAGCGACTACTATTGCCGCCAGGAAAAGAACGGTTTGCTGGTCGGATTCTATGAACAGAACTGCAAGACATGGGGCATGGACGGGATTGACCCCAATTTTGTCAACGCACTGTGTCCTGATGATTTGGACCGTGTCACCGATGTGCTGGAGGGAGCGTTTGAGCGTATGCCGGCGTTGATGGAAACTGGCATCCATACGGTGGTGAATGGTCCGATCACGTACACCATTGATGGGGCACCCTTGGTTGGGCCAATCCCCGGCAAACGAAATGCGTTTTGCATCATTGGCTTGCGCGCAGGCCTTGGTGAAGGGGGCGGCCATGGCTGGCTGCTGGCCCAACAGATTGTCCATGGCGAGGCATGCTTTGACACATGGTGCATAGATCCACGGCGGTTCACGGGACATGCCAATGTGGAACTGACAGGTCTTAAGGCAGTGGAGGATTACCAAAACGAGTTTCGCTTTCACCTCCCGCATGAACATCGCCCAGCAGGGCGCAATGCCAAGACCACGGCTCTGACGCCGGTCATGGCCCAAGAAGGCGCGGAATTTAGCGTAGTAAACGGCTGGGAACGGGTTGATTACATCAAGCCAACACCCGATTTTCACGAAACCCACAGCTTTCGCTTTAACGAAGTTTTTGACGTTGTCGCCAAGGAGGTGGCAAATGTGCAAAACGCCGTTGGGCTGGCTGAAATCAATGGTTTCAACCGGTTCGAGATCACAGGCGCCGACCGTCATGCGTTCCTTGATCGGATGTTCTGCGGCACGGTCACAAAGCGCGCAGGCCGGGTTGGTCTTGGGTATCTGCTGAACCACCAAGGCATGATTAAAGCTGAGGCTACGGTTGCAAACATCCCCGCCAGTGACCGAGGACCTGACCGGGCTTGGTACGGCTCGGCCGCCGCCAGCGAGTTTCACGATATGGACTGGTTGCAGGCCCATCTTGGCGCTGATGAGGACGTGCAGATCCGCTCACTCACAAATGACCAGACCATACTTGTCGTGGCCGGACCCCGTGCGCGCGACGTTCTGTCCTCCTGCGCCCGAGGCGATTGGTCAAAGGAAGCCTTTCCTTGGCTCTCGGTGCGGGAGTGCTTTATTGGCCATGCTCCTGCGACTGTTTTGGGCGTAAGTTTTTCTGGTGAATTAGCATATGAAATTCACCTGCCCAATGCGTCACTTTATGCAGGCTATCTAGCGCTGCGCGAGGCGGGAGAGGCATTTGGCATGACGCTATTTGGGGCGCGCGCTGTTGAATCGATGCGGATGGAGAAAGGTTTTCTGCACTGGAAGGCCGATCTGATTACCGAATTCGACCCATTCGAGACTGGGCTTGAACGCTTTGTCAAACTTGAGAAACCTGACTTTATTGGTAAGGACGCATTGTTAAAACGCCACGCCGAGGGTCGTCACAAGAAACTCGTAACAGTTCAGGTGGCTGCCACCCATGCTCCCGCCCATGGCGGCGCGTCGTTGATGAAAGGCGGGCAGGTGGTCGGCACAGTGACATCTGGGGACTGGGGCCACCGCGTTGGTATGAATCTAGCCTATGCTTATGTCGATCCTGCATTGTCAGAGGCCGGGACGGTCCTACAGCTTGACCTATGCGGAGACCCCACCGAGGTAACCGTTATCGCAAGCTCTCCCTATGACCCCGATTACATTTGGATGCGGGGATAG
- a CDS encoding TetR/AcrR family transcriptional regulator, which produces MRPNKRDELVRKALEVFYANGFHATGMDKLVAETGISKTSMYKHFRTKEDIILATLELRDENFRHWLYRRVEALADTPKGQLLAIYDALEEWFARPEFRGCMFIKASAEFQELDHPIHVQSAEHKRLLTEHFIIAAKAAGLSEPEDLTRQLMILKEGAIIMAVMGHSENPAMDAKAAAQALIDAHGG; this is translated from the coding sequence ATGCGCCCAAACAAACGCGACGAACTGGTGCGAAAGGCGTTGGAGGTCTTTTATGCGAACGGATTTCACGCCACCGGCATGGACAAACTGGTTGCTGAAACCGGGATATCGAAGACCTCGATGTACAAACATTTTCGCACCAAGGAAGACATCATTCTAGCAACGCTTGAATTGCGCGATGAGAACTTCCGTCATTGGTTATACCGACGGGTTGAAGCTTTGGCAGACACCCCAAAAGGTCAGTTGCTCGCGATATACGACGCTTTGGAGGAATGGTTTGCGCGCCCTGAGTTCCGCGGATGTATGTTCATCAAGGCCAGCGCCGAGTTCCAAGAATTGGATCACCCCATTCATGTGCAATCCGCTGAGCACAAACGCCTTCTGACCGAGCATTTTATCATCGCGGCCAAAGCGGCCGGACTTTCTGAACCAGAAGATTTGACGCGACAATTGATGATACTCAAAGAAGGCGCGATCATCATGGCCGTCATGGGCCACAGCGAAAACCCGGCGATGGATGCAAAGGCCGCGGCGCAAGCTTTGATTGATGCCCACGGTGGGTAA
- a CDS encoding nuclear transport factor 2 family protein, whose amino-acid sequence MERPPFPPFDTNTAAQKVRLAENAWNTRNPDVVVPAYSDDSAWRNRAEFVTGHAQIHALLTRKWEREFNYRLIKELWAVTGNRIAVRFAYEWQDVEGVWTRSYGNENWQFAPDGRMSHRHASINDLKIASKDRLFHWPLGPRPDDHPNLTDLNL is encoded by the coding sequence ATGGAACGCCCACCCTTCCCGCCGTTCGACACAAACACCGCGGCACAAAAGGTCCGCTTGGCCGAAAACGCATGGAACACGCGCAATCCTGATGTGGTTGTTCCTGCCTATTCCGATGACAGCGCATGGCGAAATCGCGCTGAGTTCGTGACCGGCCATGCTCAGATCCACGCGCTTTTAACCCGCAAATGGGAACGCGAATTCAACTACCGCCTGATCAAAGAATTATGGGCCGTTACGGGCAACCGGATCGCCGTGCGCTTTGCATATGAATGGCAAGATGTTGAAGGGGTTTGGACACGCTCCTATGGCAACGAGAATTGGCAGTTCGCGCCAGACGGCCGGATGAGTCACCGCCATGCCAGCATCAATGACCTGAAGATCGCGTCGAAAGATCGGCTGTTTCACTGGCCACTGGGCCCTCGCCCTGATGATCACCCCAACCTCACAGACCTAAACCTCTGA
- a CDS encoding pyridoxamine 5'-phosphate oxidase family protein: MPLAFAKIAFTPSVQAEQAKFGSANTYAKFLSDDRWGGDQIGPDEAEFLGERDGFFQASVSETGWPYVQFRGGTPGFVKTLDANTIAYADLRGNRQYISAGNLKHTGRISLIAVDYPNQRRLKLWGEAQLVDPASEPELAAALHTGKEVIEQIVVIKVLAIDWNCPRHIPRRFTLEELEPELSALHTQIAQLTTENAALKGAA; the protein is encoded by the coding sequence ATGCCCCTCGCATTTGCAAAAATCGCATTCACACCATCGGTTCAGGCCGAGCAGGCCAAATTCGGCTCCGCCAATACATATGCAAAATTCCTGTCTGACGACCGATGGGGCGGCGACCAAATTGGCCCGGACGAAGCAGAGTTTCTAGGCGAGCGTGATGGTTTCTTTCAAGCCAGCGTTTCCGAGACCGGCTGGCCTTATGTTCAATTTCGCGGCGGCACACCGGGCTTTGTCAAAACGCTTGATGCCAACACTATCGCCTACGCGGATTTGCGCGGAAACCGTCAATACATCAGCGCCGGTAATCTAAAGCATACGGGTCGCATATCTTTGATCGCCGTGGATTATCCGAACCAGCGTCGTCTCAAGCTTTGGGGAGAGGCGCAGCTCGTTGATCCCGCGTCAGAACCTGAACTCGCCGCGGCACTCCACACCGGCAAAGAGGTGATCGAACAGATCGTTGTGATCAAGGTTTTGGCCATCGACTGGAATTGCCCCCGCCATATACCGCGCCGTTTCACGCTCGAAGAATTGGAGCCAGAACTAAGCGCACTCCACACTCAGATCGCACAACTCACCACTGAGAATGCCGCACTGAAAGGTGCTGCTTAA
- a CDS encoding alpha/beta fold hydrolase — translation MKTSFLNTASSAVIAAALLFAPMATTSFAAEPNDNNVRFNSAQIDGLNIAYREAGDPANPTVLLLHGFPTSSHMFRNLIPELAENYHVIAPDYPGYGASDMPDAADYEYSFANTAEVITQLLDQKNVDDYAVYLMDYGAPVGFRMFAEHPERVSGFIIQNGNAYEEGLKEFWDPLKAYWADPSAENGDQLRGFLEMDATKWQFTHGTQKPEAISPDNFWHVQYLLDRPGNQEVQLEMFLDYGANVAEYTKWQALFREHQTPALLMWGKNDHIFPADGAHPYKRDLENLEFHLLDTGHFALEEYGDEIAGRMNEFLDRNTKP, via the coding sequence ATGAAAACCTCATTTTTAAACACCGCTTCTTCCGCCGTCATCGCCGCTGCGTTGCTCTTTGCCCCGATGGCGACGACCAGTTTTGCCGCTGAACCCAATGACAACAACGTTCGGTTCAATTCGGCACAGATTGATGGCCTAAACATCGCCTACCGCGAGGCAGGGGATCCCGCAAACCCGACCGTTTTACTGCTGCACGGCTTTCCCACCTCGTCGCATATGTTTCGCAACCTGATCCCCGAATTGGCGGAAAACTATCACGTCATCGCCCCTGATTATCCCGGCTACGGCGCATCAGACATGCCTGATGCGGCCGATTACGAATACTCATTTGCAAACACTGCTGAGGTCATCACCCAGTTGCTGGATCAAAAGAACGTTGATGACTACGCGGTTTATCTTATGGATTACGGCGCACCTGTTGGGTTCCGGATGTTTGCAGAACACCCAGAAAGAGTGTCTGGATTTATCATCCAGAACGGCAACGCTTACGAGGAAGGGTTGAAGGAATTCTGGGACCCGCTCAAAGCGTATTGGGCCGATCCTTCTGCTGAAAATGGCGACCAGCTGCGCGGGTTTCTAGAGATGGATGCGACCAAGTGGCAGTTTACCCACGGCACCCAAAAGCCCGAAGCAATCAGCCCTGATAACTTCTGGCATGTTCAGTACTTGCTCGACCGTCCCGGTAACCAAGAAGTGCAGCTTGAGATGTTTTTGGACTACGGCGCAAACGTTGCCGAATACACCAAATGGCAAGCCTTGTTCCGTGAGCATCAAACACCGGCGCTGCTGATGTGGGGCAAGAACGACCACATTTTCCCAGCTGACGGCGCTCATCCTTACAAACGGGATCTTGAGAATTTGGAGTTTCATCTTCTCGATACGGGCCACTTCGCGCTTGAGGAATATGGCGATGAGATCGCAGGCCGGATGAATGAATTTTTGGACCGCAATACTAAGCCATAA
- a CDS encoding glutathione S-transferase family protein: MSEHLTLYSAWYCPFAQRTWATLEHLEIPYNYRETDPYHKSPEWMDISRGTGQVPVLEITEDKGKPLRVPDSLRSMEFLDDLQNEGVELGENGASRRADARYWLDLQKTEIIPYFYRFLKADRGSAEADHAREQMLDSLQKLAKAMPSEGPYFAGHTPNVVDFAFAPFALRIELILGHYKDFVLPTSGQEWTRYATWWAAMKTHPALLRTMPEYETYEARLIEFYLPYSQGGGQEDVTNLV; this comes from the coding sequence ATGTCAGAGCATCTCACCTTATATTCAGCTTGGTATTGCCCCTTTGCTCAACGGACATGGGCGACGTTGGAACACCTGGAAATTCCGTACAATTACCGTGAAACGGACCCGTATCATAAATCGCCGGAATGGATGGATATTTCACGCGGGACGGGCCAGGTTCCGGTCCTTGAAATTACAGAAGACAAAGGGAAACCGCTTCGTGTTCCAGATTCACTTCGGTCCATGGAGTTTCTGGATGATCTCCAGAATGAGGGCGTTGAATTAGGCGAAAATGGCGCATCGCGCCGTGCAGATGCCCGTTACTGGCTAGATCTTCAGAAGACAGAGATTATTCCATATTTCTATCGTTTTCTGAAGGCAGATCGCGGCAGTGCCGAGGCTGATCACGCCAGAGAGCAGATGTTGGACAGTTTGCAAAAACTTGCGAAGGCCATGCCTTCGGAAGGGCCATATTTTGCGGGGCATACCCCAAACGTCGTTGATTTTGCATTCGCCCCATTCGCACTGCGGATCGAACTTATCTTGGGGCATTACAAAGACTTCGTCTTACCCACATCAGGTCAAGAATGGACACGCTATGCGACGTGGTGGGCGGCTATGAAAACCCATCCCGCGTTGCTTAGAACCATGCCTGAGTATGAGACATACGAGGCACGTTTGATCGAGTTTTATCTGCCTTACAGCCAAGGTGGCGGCCAAGAAGACGTCACAAATCTTGTCTGA
- a CDS encoding alpha/beta hydrolase, with product MNGHFRTRSLVATFLLLVLVGCSRAPQIIGITNEEIPIGTVANLTKHRMFIMSTRGSSEVTGAFYSSVRAPELGLASVDATVPPTHVTGMLERPDRLPPDPRTEFTVVNPIVYATDTSFVNQINRELAKRPAGDRELLIFIHGFNNTASDAVLRLSQFVEDTGFKGVPVLFTWASAAKGSRYVYDLNSALVARPQLQKMGEILANTRAESVDIFAHSMGTFLTMEGLVSQRDTAKFDEGSRINHIILASPDIDIDVFETQMAVLPHAITEKMFLLISKDDAALRLSRRIAGGVPRVGAADGQQLEERFGVTVIDLGQVEDSNSGSHSKFAGSPEVVQLIGAGLSSNSNFGTTGRSSTFEDLLARTPIRILR from the coding sequence ATGAACGGTCACTTTCGCACCAGATCTTTGGTTGCCACGTTCCTTTTGCTTGTTTTGGTCGGATGCTCCCGGGCACCGCAGATTATCGGGATCACCAACGAAGAGATCCCGATTGGTACCGTGGCTAACCTCACAAAGCACCGTATGTTTATCATGTCGACGCGTGGCTCTTCTGAGGTTACCGGCGCATTTTACTCATCGGTCAGGGCACCGGAACTTGGCCTTGCATCGGTAGATGCGACGGTCCCACCGACCCACGTAACCGGGATGTTAGAACGGCCCGATCGGCTTCCGCCTGATCCGCGCACTGAGTTCACGGTCGTTAACCCCATTGTTTATGCAACGGACACCTCTTTTGTTAACCAAATTAACCGTGAGCTTGCCAAGCGTCCGGCGGGTGACCGAGAGCTGCTGATTTTCATCCACGGCTTTAACAACACAGCAAGCGATGCGGTGCTGAGGCTTTCACAATTCGTAGAAGACACTGGTTTCAAAGGTGTGCCTGTGCTGTTCACTTGGGCTTCGGCGGCAAAAGGAAGCCGTTATGTCTACGATCTCAACAGTGCACTTGTCGCGCGCCCACAACTCCAGAAAATGGGTGAAATTTTGGCCAACACACGGGCTGAAAGCGTCGACATATTCGCGCATTCCATGGGTACCTTTCTGACGATGGAAGGTCTCGTGAGCCAGCGAGATACCGCAAAATTTGACGAAGGTTCGCGAATTAACCATATCATCCTCGCGTCCCCGGACATTGACATTGATGTGTTCGAAACACAGATGGCTGTCTTGCCTCATGCGATTACAGAAAAGATGTTCCTTCTGATTTCCAAGGATGACGCAGCGCTTCGGTTGTCTCGTCGCATTGCAGGGGGCGTTCCGCGCGTCGGAGCCGCTGATGGACAGCAGCTTGAAGAACGTTTCGGGGTCACCGTCATCGATCTTGGGCAGGTTGAGGATTCCAACTCAGGCAGTCACTCGAAGTTTGCAGGATCCCCAGAAGTCGTCCAACTGATCGGTGCCGGGCTAAGTTCAAATAGCAATTTTGGCACAACTGGCAGAAGCTCAACTTTCGAAGATCTGCTGGCAAGAACGCCAATTAGAATTCTAAGATAA
- a CDS encoding DMT family transporter has protein sequence MELWIPITIAAAFLQNLRSTLQKHLTGVMGTTGATFVRFGFGVPFAALYCAILIWGLGYNTPTLSLGFFFWVVIGALAQIMATFLLVYLFSLRSFAVGTAYSRTEPMQTAIFAFVLFGAEFSIGAIFAIGIAVVGVILISVAQTKITLQTLVTSLFSRTALIGLGAGTLFGLAAVGFQTAARSVGSDFFLVQASTTLLIGISFQTTVMLIYMILRDPSELVRVRRAWKPGLMVGFVGATATFGWFAAFTLQQAALVKVVAQIEMLFSFASSVFIFKEVINKIEILGCILIVSSIICLVLVT, from the coding sequence ATGGAACTTTGGATACCGATCACGATTGCAGCGGCGTTTTTGCAAAACCTGCGTTCAACCCTGCAAAAGCACCTCACCGGCGTCATGGGCACAACCGGGGCGACCTTTGTCAGGTTTGGCTTTGGGGTTCCGTTTGCGGCGCTCTATTGCGCAATCCTCATTTGGGGGCTGGGCTATAATACGCCAACCCTCTCGCTAGGGTTCTTCTTTTGGGTGGTCATCGGCGCATTGGCGCAAATCATGGCGACATTCCTTTTGGTCTACCTCTTTTCATTGCGTAGTTTTGCTGTGGGCACGGCGTATTCGCGCACAGAGCCTATGCAGACGGCCATTTTTGCCTTTGTCTTGTTTGGAGCTGAGTTCAGCATTGGTGCGATTTTTGCCATCGGGATCGCGGTTGTCGGGGTCATTTTGATCTCGGTCGCGCAAACCAAGATCACCCTTCAGACGCTTGTAACCTCTTTGTTCAGCCGTACGGCTCTGATTGGGCTTGGTGCGGGCACGCTGTTTGGGCTTGCCGCTGTTGGATTTCAAACGGCGGCGCGCAGCGTCGGCTCGGATTTCTTTCTTGTTCAGGCATCCACGACACTCTTGATCGGCATTTCATTCCAAACAACCGTCATGCTGATCTATATGATCCTCCGAGATCCTTCTGAACTTGTCCGCGTTCGTCGCGCGTGGAAGCCCGGTCTGATGGTTGGTTTTGTCGGTGCTACAGCGACATTCGGTTGGTTCGCGGCGTTTACCTTACAACAGGCCGCCTTAGTTAAGGTTGTCGCGCAAATTGAGATGTTATTCAGCTTTGCATCGAGCGTTTTCATATTCAAAGAAGTCATCAACAAGATCGAAATTCTGGGATGTATCTTGATCGTCAGCAGCATCATCTGTCTGGTTTTGGTGACATGA
- a CDS encoding sulfotransferase family protein, translated as MGFPTRDMTKAFVGKNVAAFAPQARYSRMILVLSHMRSATTALSNVLCSHPAISGYGETHVTHTEANSPGQVLVNVARRRAYEPRAKFLFDKVLHDHLDVKAPQAFADARAIFLVRAPGPAVASIVKLAAATSLQEVREPGQAALYYANRLESLAQRWQTFSPERRFGLTAERLLDDPDSVVDQIGNWLDLSPQLENRYVSHKATQLGGGGDPTASARLSKIEARPSAAPSPVVGVDAYLNKRCQSAYGVLVAAFEQSEPPVSR; from the coding sequence GTGGGATTTCCAACGCGCGATATGACAAAGGCGTTTGTCGGGAAGAATGTCGCGGCCTTTGCCCCTCAAGCACGGTATTCAAGGATGATCCTTGTTCTGTCGCATATGCGGTCAGCGACGACGGCGTTGTCAAATGTGCTATGCAGCCACCCGGCGATTTCAGGGTATGGCGAAACCCATGTGACGCATACCGAAGCAAACAGCCCCGGTCAGGTGTTGGTGAACGTGGCACGGCGACGCGCCTATGAACCGCGCGCAAAGTTCCTGTTTGATAAGGTCCTTCATGACCATCTGGACGTTAAGGCACCCCAAGCGTTTGCTGACGCACGCGCGATATTTCTGGTGCGAGCTCCGGGGCCGGCGGTAGCGTCAATTGTAAAACTCGCAGCGGCGACTTCTTTGCAGGAGGTGCGTGAACCGGGGCAGGCGGCGCTTTACTACGCAAACAGGCTCGAAAGTTTAGCGCAGCGCTGGCAGACGTTTTCACCCGAACGTAGATTTGGTCTAACCGCTGAGCGGCTGCTTGATGATCCCGACAGTGTTGTCGACCAAATCGGCAACTGGTTGGATTTATCACCTCAACTGGAGAACCGCTACGTGAGCCACAAAGCAACTCAGTTAGGTGGTGGTGGAGATCCTACCGCCAGCGCCCGCCTGAGTAAAATCGAAGCACGTCCATCCGCTGCGCCTAGCCCCGTGGTCGGCGTGGATGCTTATCTGAACAAGCGATGTCAGAGTGCTTATGGCGTTCTAGTTGCAGCGTTTGAGCAAAGCGAACCACCCGTTTCACGGTGA